In Lusitaniella coriacea LEGE 07157, a single window of DNA contains:
- the gloB gene encoding hydroxyacylglutathione hydrolase: MNILRIPVLSDNYIFLLHDPVNDVAAVVDPAQAEPVLQQLKVLNAELVAIFNTHHHLDHVGGNRVLKQHFPQVCVYGGEEDRGRIPGQEVFLRSRDRVEFAERTATVFFVPGHTRAHIAYYFPPIDPQEPGELLCGDTLFAGGCGRLFEGTPAQMVDSLSKIRSLPDNTRVWCAHEYTLNNLRFALSVDGENSALQQRYREVQKLRSRDLATIPSLLGLEKQTNPFLRWDIPTLQEAMGTTDPVRTFGRLRGKKDCF; encoded by the coding sequence ATGAACATTTTACGAATTCCAGTGCTATCCGATAATTATATTTTCCTGCTGCACGACCCAGTAAACGATGTTGCGGCGGTTGTCGATCCCGCACAAGCCGAACCCGTATTGCAACAATTGAAAGTGTTGAATGCTGAGTTGGTGGCGATTTTTAATACCCATCACCATCTCGATCATGTGGGCGGAAATCGCGTCCTGAAGCAGCATTTTCCCCAAGTTTGTGTTTATGGGGGAGAGGAGGATCGCGGGCGCATCCCAGGACAGGAGGTATTTTTAAGGTCGCGCGATCGCGTGGAATTTGCCGAGAGAACTGCAACAGTGTTCTTTGTTCCCGGACACACCCGCGCCCACATTGCCTATTATTTTCCCCCCATTGACCCCCAGGAGCCGGGGGAATTACTCTGCGGCGATACGCTCTTTGCGGGGGGATGCGGTCGATTGTTTGAAGGGACTCCTGCACAAATGGTCGATTCTTTGAGCAAAATTCGCAGTTTGCCCGACAATACGCGAGTGTGGTGCGCTCATGAATATACCTTGAATAATCTTCGATTTGCCCTCAGCGTGGATGGGGAGAATTCAGCCTTGCAACAGCGCTATCGGGAGGTGCAAAAATTGCGATCGCGCGATCTCGCCACCATTCCCTCTCTCCTGGGTCTAGAAAAACAAACCAATCCATTTCTACGCTGGGACATCCCAACCCTACAAGAGGCGATGGGAACGACCGATCCCGTCCGAACATTTGGGCGCTTGCGCGGCAAAAAAGACTGTTTTTGA
- the rplI gene encoding 50S ribosomal protein L9 — protein sequence MAKRVQVVLNKDISKLGKSGDLLDVAPGYARNYLVPQGLAMRATPGVIKQVERRREKERQRLLEVKQQAEARKTALATIGRLRIEKQAGEGNAIFGTVTAQDIADIIQANINYEVDKRGITVPEISTLGVYKAEVRLHPEVISEVEFEVMPAKGEG from the coding sequence ATGGCAAAGCGAGTACAGGTTGTTTTAAACAAAGATATCAGTAAATTAGGGAAATCTGGAGATTTATTAGACGTTGCTCCCGGTTACGCCCGCAATTATTTAGTGCCGCAAGGGTTGGCCATGCGGGCAACGCCAGGAGTCATTAAACAAGTTGAGAGGAGACGGGAAAAAGAAAGACAGCGCTTGCTAGAAGTTAAGCAACAAGCAGAAGCGCGCAAGACGGCTTTGGCTACTATTGGTCGCTTGAGAATTGAAAAGCAAGCCGGTGAAGGAAATGCAATCTTTGGAACGGTTACCGCCCAGGATATTGCAGATATCATTCAAGCTAACATCAACTACGAAGTGGATAAGCGGGGAATCACCGTCCCAGAAATTAGCACCCTCGGCGTTTACAAAGCAGAAGTGAGATTGCACCCGGAAGTTATTTCTGAAGTTGAATTTGAGGTGATGCCCGCAAAAGGAGAAGGTTAG
- the dnaB gene encoding replicative DNA helicase, translating to MAQNFSNLAASHSLPPQNIEAEESILGGILLDPQAMGRVADLMVADAFYISAHQEIYQAAQDLHRQGKPTDLMTVTSWLRDRALLDKIGGTGKIAQLVDRTISAVNIDRYAALVMDKYLRRQLINAGHEIVELGYDTATELDSVLDQAEQKVFGLTQKRPQQGLVPIAETLSHTVDKIESLQDESALPGLNCDFYDLDAMTGGFQRSDLIVIAGRPSMGKTAMGICIAANIAQIHHFPIAVFSLEMSKEQLAQRLLASEAEIESNRLRSGRLSQDEWTKLSTAVGTLSEMPIFIDDSATLSVMEMRSQVRRLQAEHGGKLGLVLLDYLQLMEGGGDNRVQELAKITRSLKGLAREVDVPIIALSQLSRGVEARNNKRPMMSDLRESGSIEQDADLVIMLYRDEYYNPDSPDRNIAEAIITKHRNGPTGIVKLQFKPEFTKFRNLAQPQNY from the coding sequence ATGGCTCAAAACTTCAGCAATTTAGCCGCCAGTCATTCCCTTCCCCCCCAAAACATCGAAGCGGAAGAGTCGATTTTGGGGGGGATTCTCCTCGACCCCCAAGCGATGGGACGGGTTGCAGATTTGATGGTGGCAGACGCATTTTATATCAGCGCCCACCAAGAGATTTATCAAGCGGCACAGGACTTGCACCGCCAGGGAAAACCCACGGATTTAATGACCGTGACCAGTTGGTTGCGCGATCGCGCCCTCCTCGACAAAATAGGAGGAACCGGGAAAATCGCCCAGTTGGTAGACCGCACCATTTCCGCCGTTAACATCGACCGCTACGCCGCGTTGGTGATGGACAAATACCTGCGCCGCCAACTGATTAACGCAGGTCACGAAATCGTCGAATTGGGCTACGATACCGCCACAGAATTGGATTCAGTTCTCGACCAAGCGGAACAAAAAGTCTTTGGACTCACCCAAAAGCGCCCCCAACAGGGGTTAGTCCCCATTGCAGAAACCCTCAGCCATACCGTTGACAAAATTGAAAGCTTGCAAGACGAGTCGGCACTCCCCGGATTAAATTGTGATTTTTACGACCTTGACGCGATGACTGGGGGATTTCAGCGTTCTGACCTAATTGTGATTGCTGGCAGACCGTCAATGGGCAAGACCGCGATGGGAATCTGTATTGCGGCGAATATCGCTCAAATTCACCATTTTCCCATCGCGGTATTTAGCCTGGAAATGTCCAAGGAGCAACTCGCGCAGCGCCTCCTTGCCAGCGAAGCAGAGATTGAAAGCAATCGCCTGCGTTCTGGACGATTGAGTCAAGATGAATGGACAAAGTTGAGTACCGCAGTTGGAACCCTGTCCGAAATGCCCATTTTCATTGACGATAGCGCCACCTTAAGCGTCATGGAAATGCGCTCCCAAGTGCGCCGCTTGCAGGCAGAACATGGAGGAAAGTTGGGTTTAGTTTTATTGGACTATTTGCAATTAATGGAAGGCGGAGGGGATAATCGCGTTCAGGAATTAGCAAAAATCACGCGATCGCTCAAGGGATTAGCCCGTGAAGTTGATGTCCCCATTATTGCCCTATCTCAGTTGAGTCGAGGTGTAGAAGCGCGTAATAATAAACGACCGATGATGTCGGATTTGCGCGAATCCGGATCGATCGAGCAAGATGCGGATTTAGTGATCATGCTTTATCGGGACGAATACTACAATCCCGATTCTCCCGATCGCAATATTGCCGAGGCGATTATTACCAAACATCGTAATGGTCCAACAGGAATCGTTAAACTCCAGTTTAAACCGGAATTCACGAAATTCAGAAATTTAGCGCAGCCGCAAAATTATTAG
- a CDS encoding NIL domain-containing protein, which translates to MKKRVTLTFPKRAVQMPVTYRLAKDFNVAANIIRAQVAPNQVGKLVVELQGDIDEIDAAIEWMRSRHVNVSLASREIMIDENSCVHCGLCTGVCPTEALILDPETFKLNFARSRCVVCEQCIPTCPVQAISTNF; encoded by the coding sequence ATGAAAAAACGAGTTACGCTCACCTTCCCCAAACGAGCCGTTCAAATGCCCGTTACCTATCGATTGGCAAAAGACTTCAACGTTGCTGCTAATATTATTCGAGCGCAAGTTGCCCCCAATCAAGTGGGAAAACTCGTTGTGGAGTTGCAGGGAGATATTGATGAAATTGATGCGGCGATTGAGTGGATGCGATCGCGCCATGTTAATGTTTCCCTCGCCAGTCGAGAAATCATGATTGACGAAAACAGTTGCGTCCACTGCGGTTTGTGTACGGGAGTCTGTCCCACAGAAGCCTTGATTCTCGACCCAGAAACCTTTAAACTCAACTTCGCGCGATCGCGCTGCGTCGTCTGCGAGCAATGCATTCCCACCTGTCCCGTACAAGCCATCTCAACCAACTTCTAA
- a CDS encoding sensor histidine kinase, which translates to MKPFSVEPQPHLPQYRNYDLSIESTLLELSLHDFQLDITAPVNHLTQAFTKYPLLPGAILTEDRQFFGAISRRQILEYLLLPEGLQLFLEKPLQRLYSYARPDLFILPGNTPILTAARRVLRRSPQLLWDPIIVKIDPSTYQLLDFGQLNLAAWQIRGIETQVRYERTQAQMIQSEKMASLGRLVDGLAHEILDPVGFIWGNLTHITNYSETLLELLSAYEDRLSDLPEELLTLKEELDSDYLQDDFPRAVDSITVGAKRLKQLVTSLQNFCHVDSVYPKPADLHACLDGILLLLKSRLTSEIKVVKNYGSLPPVTCYLSSLTQVFMNIITNAVDVLLDDAVSQDFLDPQIQDTQPTITITTAIESRQIAKTATLTRWVSIRIADNGSGMSEKLQQKIRESFTVEKRAAKETSLAVSYQAIAAKHGGELKLKSKLGVGTEFEILLPLIE; encoded by the coding sequence ATGAAACCGTTTAGTGTTGAGCCACAGCCTCATCTTCCTCAATACCGCAACTACGATCTCAGCATCGAGTCAACTCTCCTCGAACTGTCCCTCCACGACTTCCAACTTGACATCACCGCCCCAGTTAACCATCTGACCCAAGCCTTTACCAAATATCCGCTCCTTCCCGGCGCAATTCTCACCGAAGATCGGCAATTTTTTGGCGCGATTTCTCGCCGACAAATCCTAGAGTACTTACTACTGCCCGAAGGACTGCAACTCTTTCTCGAAAAACCCCTGCAACGCCTCTACAGTTACGCCCGTCCCGATCTCTTCATTCTCCCCGGCAATACGCCCATCCTAACCGCTGCCAGGCGGGTGTTAAGGCGCTCTCCCCAACTCCTTTGGGATCCCATCATCGTGAAAATCGACCCCTCAACCTATCAACTCCTGGACTTCGGACAGCTCAATCTCGCCGCTTGGCAAATTCGCGGAATCGAAACCCAAGTCCGTTACGAACGCACCCAAGCACAAATGATTCAGAGCGAGAAAATGGCAAGCTTAGGGCGGTTAGTCGATGGATTAGCTCACGAAATCCTCGATCCCGTTGGCTTTATTTGGGGCAACCTCACCCACATCACCAACTACAGCGAAACCCTATTAGAACTCTTGTCCGCCTACGAAGATCGCCTGAGCGATCTCCCCGAAGAACTCCTCACCTTAAAAGAAGAACTCGACTCGGATTATTTACAAGACGACTTTCCCAGAGCCGTTGACAGCATTACGGTGGGGGCAAAACGGCTAAAACAACTGGTCACCAGCCTGCAAAACTTTTGTCACGTCGATAGCGTTTATCCCAAACCCGCCGATCTCCACGCTTGCTTAGATGGTATTCTCCTACTGCTCAAAAGCCGTCTGACCAGCGAAATCAAAGTTGTCAAAAACTATGGTTCTCTGCCCCCTGTCACCTGCTATCTCAGCAGTTTGACCCAAGTCTTTATGAACATTATTACCAACGCAGTGGACGTTCTGTTAGACGATGCAGTGAGTCAAGATTTTCTCGATCCTCAAATTCAGGATACGCAACCCACCATTACCATCACTACAGCGATTGAATCTCGCCAAATCGCCAAAACAGCGACCCTAACCCGTTGGGTTTCAATTCGCATTGCAGATAATGGCTCGGGAATGTCAGAAAAACTGCAACAGAAAATCCGCGAGTCTTTTACCGTTGAGAAACGCGCAGCCAAGGAAACTAGCTTGGCCGTCAGCTATCAGGCGATCGCGGCGAAACATGGAGGAGAACTAAAGCTAAAATCAAAATTGGGAGTTGGCACTGAATTTGAAATCCTTTTGCCGCTCATTGAATAG
- a CDS encoding SPFH domain-containing protein produces MSWLQGQFIDIIEWIDNTNDTIAYRFERHNNEIKQGAKLIVRPGQQAVFVNEGQVADEFTAGTYELFTRNLPILSTLKGWKYGFESPFKAEVYFFSTRIFTNLKWGTANPIAIRDAEFGPVRIRAFGTYGIRVVNPKKLLESAIGTDGLFQVNEIDDHLRNLIVPSVTSWIAGSGIALLDFAANYRAMGDRACEGIRTDLDSLGIEITQLTIENISLPPAVEEALDKRSSMGILGNMGQYTQYQTANAIENAAKRPGGGNSAMDMGMGLAMGQQMANAMQTPVTPAPPSPAQWYIARNGEKLGPFTLEQLQQQAISPQTQVWQNGMSGWQPASTVPSLQAILLTAPPPPPMPQGQWYIAQNGEKLGPFTPEQLQQQGISLQTQVWRNGMDDWQLAATVPELSELFADTPVPPPLASVAPEPQTQAEWYIFRSGDATGPFTLEQLREQGISPRTNLRREGETEWTRARDIQDSALQSLLASLS; encoded by the coding sequence ATGAGCTGGTTACAAGGTCAATTTATCGACATCATCGAATGGATAGACAACACCAACGACACCATTGCCTACCGTTTTGAACGCCATAACAACGAAATCAAACAGGGCGCTAAACTGATCGTGCGCCCAGGTCAACAAGCCGTTTTCGTCAATGAAGGTCAGGTTGCTGACGAATTTACAGCAGGAACCTACGAACTCTTCACCCGCAACCTCCCAATTCTCAGCACTCTAAAAGGCTGGAAATACGGGTTTGAATCGCCCTTCAAAGCAGAAGTCTACTTCTTTAGCACTCGAATTTTTACCAATCTCAAATGGGGAACTGCCAATCCCATCGCCATTCGCGATGCTGAATTCGGTCCCGTGCGCATTCGTGCCTTTGGAACCTACGGCATTCGAGTGGTTAATCCCAAAAAATTACTCGAATCTGCGATCGGCACTGACGGGTTATTTCAAGTTAACGAAATCGACGACCATCTCCGCAACCTCATCGTTCCCTCCGTCACCAGTTGGATTGCAGGTTCGGGGATTGCGCTGCTCGATTTTGCCGCCAACTATCGGGCAATGGGCGATCGCGCTTGCGAGGGAATTCGCACGGATTTAGACTCCCTTGGCATTGAAATCACCCAACTCACCATTGAAAATATTTCTCTCCCCCCAGCAGTGGAAGAAGCTCTCGACAAGCGCTCCTCAATGGGCATCCTGGGCAACATGGGACAATACACCCAATATCAAACTGCCAACGCCATCGAAAACGCAGCCAAAAGACCCGGTGGCGGCAATTCAGCAATGGATATGGGAATGGGACTGGCAATGGGTCAACAGATGGCAAATGCAATGCAAACGCCCGTCACGCCTGCACCTCCGTCTCCCGCTCAGTGGTATATTGCCCGAAACGGCGAGAAATTGGGACCCTTCACCCTCGAACAACTCCAACAACAGGCAATCTCCCCCCAAACCCAAGTTTGGCAAAATGGCATGAGCGGTTGGCAACCGGCTTCCACCGTTCCTAGTTTGCAAGCCATCCTCTTAACTGCGCCTCCCCCGCCTCCAATGCCTCAAGGACAGTGGTACATCGCTCAAAACGGAGAGAAATTGGGGCCTTTTACCCCCGAACAACTCCAACAACAAGGGATTTCACTCCAAACTCAAGTTTGGCGCAACGGCATGGACGATTGGCAACTTGCTGCAACAGTTCCAGAACTATCGGAATTGTTCGCAGATACCCCTGTGCCTCCTCCTCTCGCTTCTGTAGCACCGGAACCCCAAACCCAAGCAGAGTGGTACATCTTTCGCAGTGGCGATGCTACAGGACCCTTTACCCTAGAGCAGTTACGCGAGCAAGGAATTTCACCGCGAACCAATCTCCGGCGGGAAGGGGAGACGGAATGGACGCGAGCAAGGGATATACAAGATTCGGCATTACAATCGTTGCTAGCATCTCT